TATGAGGCAGGAAGCCATTCTTTTATTTTTAAAATTATTTCAAAACTTTTTTGCAGTTCGCCCGTCTATACAGTGTCAAAAAAACGAGGGGGAAAAATTGGTGTCAATCTATAAAGAAAATGAGATAGAGGAGTGGTATAGCCAATATCATCAGACTATCTTCAAATATATTATTCTCATGGTCAAGGACAGTCAGCAGGCGGAGGATTTGACGCAAGAGACTTTTTTAAGGGCTTATAAGCATCATCATACATATAAGAGGGATTCTTCACCTAAGACTTGGCTCTTTAGGATTGCCCATAACACCACAGTCGATCACCTTCGAAAAATGAAACCAATAAGGTTATTTCAGCATGTCTTTCAAAAAGAGCAGTCCGCTTCATCTGAGGATATTGTCATTTTAAAAGAGAACTCACGTGAACTTTATGAGGCACTTAACAATCTAAAGGTTAGCTATAAGCAAGTAATCATCCTTAGAAAGATTAAAGGATTTTCTATCCTGGAGACAGCTCACATCTTGGACTGGTCCGAAAGTAAAGTGAAGTCTACTTTGTTTCGGGCAATGCAGACCTTGGAGAAGAAAATGAAGGGGGAGGTAAATTATGATGAGAAGCAAGTCAGAAGGTGATTCCCGTTTGGAGCAATCATTGAAGAGGTTGGAGTATGATTTGGAGTGGAATCAGGAGCGTGCCGGTTTGGTAAGAGAGCGAATTGGGGGCAATATAAAAACTATTAAAAAAAGGCAGGTTGCATTAAAGTTTCTTATAGCTGTTGCAACATTGTTACTGATGGTAAGTATTCCGATTATCGTGATTGAAACACAGGAAGTTGTTGTCAAAGAGGAAAATCTTTATCAAGCAGCTCCAAATACAGAGAAGAATGTCGATGATAAAAGTATCGAATTTGATTCGGAATATCATGTGTTCCCGATGAATGCAGAAGACTATATTGATGCCATCATTGGGGAGCCATTAATTTCGGAGGAAAGTCTCTTTGGTGTATACTCCTATCAGCTTGGAAATCCGATTCATATTTCTATTTATGAAAATGAGCATTTCACGGAGATGCTATTACCATACGAAATAATTCCGTCAGCATCTTATGAATCTATAGACATTCTAGTCGGTGATCACCCGGCGGTATTGACTATTTCAAAAGAAGAATATGGGGGAGTAAATCTTGAAGTAGTAAGTGGAAAGTATGTCTATGTCTTTTTAACCTATTTACAATTTAAAGATATTACAGACAAAGAAGCAGAGCAGGTGAAAAAGGATATAGTCGAACTTGCAAAGCTAGTCAAATATAAATAAACCAATAAAAGGTCCATCTACTTTCTAGTGTAAACTAGAGTTGGAGATGGAATTTTTATTTTTAAAAACTGTAACCAAAGAACAATCCTCACGTCCTTAAAGTAAGCAAATTTGCGATAGCTATAGAGAGATAGGTGAAATAAATGGGGGGAGAATGGTCAATTCGGAAGCTGAATGATTGGTATGAGCGTTATAGTGATGAGGTTTTTCGTTATGTTCTGATGATGACCGGTGATCCAGAGATGGCGAAGGACTTGACGCATGATACGTATATCAAGGCTTATCAAGCAATAGATCGTTATAAAGGGGAAACGAGTGAAAGGAATTGGCTGTATCGGATTGCGCGGAATGCGACAATAGATGAGTTTCGAAAGAGGAAGCCTTTTCGATATGTGGCGGATTCTTTTGCCGCTACTGCGATGCTTTCGGCGACGGAATATCTACCAGAACAGGTAGCGCAGCAAGGGGAATATGAAGCGTACCTGTATCGTGCCTTGCAGCAATTGAAAAGGTCTTATCGGGAGGTCATTATTTTACGAAAAATAAAGGATTTGACGGTGAGGGAGACAGCGGAAATCTTGGATTGGAATGAAAGTAAGGTGAAGACGACTTTGCATAGAGCGTTGGAGGCATTGAAAAAACAGATGCTGAAGGAGGGGTATAACCGTGACGCATGAGAAAGATGAGAATCGCTTGGATCGGACGTTGAAAGGGTACCAAGAGATCAGGATGGATGAGGAAGGGAAGAGAGAACTCCATGAAAAAGTGATGGGTTCAGTTAGGCAACCAGAGAAAAGACAACAAAGGAGATGGGATATGAGGCCGGTATTTTCGTTTATGTTGGCTGGGTTTTTGTTGGTGGTTGGTGGGTATTTTCTTGCGAATGAGTTGATTTTTTCCGAAGATAAGGATACAAGTTTGACGGTGGAGGAACAGAATGAAGACGTTGTTGAAAAAGGAAATGGAGGAATAACTCCGTACACTAGTTTAGAAAAAGCGGCATCTGCTAAACTGGGGACAGAGGTTAAGATTCCGTTTCATGCTGATGTTCCTTTACAGACTGCTTTTATCATTAATGACGGGTATATTTTGGATGATGAGGAGTTTATCGGTGATCCGGTAGTGGCAGCGTTTGTGTATAGTACTCTTGAATCGGGTGAAGAGGAAGAGAAGTCAGAGGAGCTTAATAAGTTAAAGTTATCGCCGGGGACTGATTTGATTTATGGGGAGTTTTTGATAAATGATAAGCACATGATTGGGCTGAACATTTTGAATGGAGAAACTACCCATATTGATAGAATTAATCGCAACCTTATTGGTGAAGAGAAAAATATTGCCGGAAAAACGGTTTACTATAGTCATAGAAAAGATTCTATCCCAGAATCATTCAGAATAAGTTTCCTTGTGAACGAAGATGTGTATGCATTTTATTTTAATGCGGAAAGAGTGTCGGAGAGTTATGCGTATGCTTTTGTGGAGAAGTCGTTAAAGCAGATGGAAGAGTAAGAGTAATATAGAGAGGGGTTCTTTCGCATTTAGCGAGAGAACCCCTCTTTATTTAGAACTCTAATGTAATAAAGCTTTTAAGGGACTCTTTGAAATTCAAAGGCGCTTCTGTGGTTTTTAGGTTATTATAATCTGCTGAAGGCATCCATTTTTCAAGAATTGGTAAACATTCTATCAGGTCATTCTGCCGGGTGCCGATGGTTTTATCCGTTAGTAAGTGAAATCCGAAATCTGAGTATAGTTTTATAGCCCGGTAGCTGCCAGGTTGAGTGTGCAGGTACACGGGATATTCGTTATTCGGCACTTCCTTCATGATGATGGAAAGCAAGGCTCGCCCGATACCCTTTCCTTCATGTGATTTCTGCACTTTGAACCAATGAATAGTCTGGAATTTATTATAAGCCTTCCATAATAAGCAAGTTGCCACAGGGCGATCTTGCTCATCGCAAACGAAAAGGGTGTTCGTAAAAAAAAGTTTTTCGTTTCCGCCATAGACAGTTTTGAAAAATTCCATCATAAATGAATGGTACTCTTTGGCAGTTGCTTCATCGTCAAACGGCATGCTCGCCCATATATCCAGTTCGTCCTCTCGCATACTACGGACATAATAACCTTTTGGTACATGGGTTAATGCATCCTTGTTAAGTGACGAACACATCATAAATATATTTAAATCAGGGATTTCTTCCAATGGATTTAGCTCCTTTCATATAAAAAAATAAGCTTGTGTGATCTGATTATTTAGCTTTTCTCCCCAAAACC
This window of the Sutcliffiella horikoshii genome carries:
- a CDS encoding RNA polymerase sigma factor, which gives rise to MSIYKENEIEEWYSQYHQTIFKYIILMVKDSQQAEDLTQETFLRAYKHHHTYKRDSSPKTWLFRIAHNTTVDHLRKMKPIRLFQHVFQKEQSASSEDIVILKENSRELYEALNNLKVSYKQVIILRKIKGFSILETAHILDWSESKVKSTLFRAMQTLEKKMKGEVNYDEKQVRR
- a CDS encoding RNA polymerase sigma factor; the encoded protein is MGGEWSIRKLNDWYERYSDEVFRYVLMMTGDPEMAKDLTHDTYIKAYQAIDRYKGETSERNWLYRIARNATIDEFRKRKPFRYVADSFAATAMLSATEYLPEQVAQQGEYEAYLYRALQQLKRSYREVIILRKIKDLTVRETAEILDWNESKVKTTLHRALEALKKQMLKEGYNRDA
- a CDS encoding GNAT family N-acetyltransferase; translated protein: MEEIPDLNIFMMCSSLNKDALTHVPKGYYVRSMREDELDIWASMPFDDEATAKEYHSFMMEFFKTVYGGNEKLFFTNTLFVCDEQDRPVATCLLWKAYNKFQTIHWFKVQKSHEGKGIGRALLSIIMKEVPNNEYPVYLHTQPGSYRAIKLYSDFGFHLLTDKTIGTRQNDLIECLPILEKWMPSADYNNLKTTEAPLNFKESLKSFITLEF